In one window of Primulina tabacum isolate GXHZ01 chromosome 8, ASM2559414v2, whole genome shotgun sequence DNA:
- the LOC142554262 gene encoding uncharacterized protein LOC142554262, translated as MDKIAMVLWGIWRARNEKLWNRISNTAHQVVDSAMQLLSDWKGVRGIEGSNEANRQQSNQSYTWKKPQAPTFKCNVDATLHNESRNTGMGMVLRDSMGSFISARTNAIPGLVEIKEAEAMAFKEALSWVDDMGIQEVTFGSDSKVVIDAFNSRREDDSEFGILISACR; from the coding sequence ATGGACAAAATTGCAATGGTGTTATGGGGTATATGGAGAGCTCGCAACGAGAAACTATGGAACAGGATATCGAATACAGCTCATCAAGTTGTTGATTCAGCGATGCAGTTGCTATCTGATTGGAAGGGGGTGCGTGGCATTGAGGGATCAAACGAAGCTAATAGGCAACAGTCCAACCAGTCTTATACTTGGAAAAAACCACAAGCACCAACTTTCAAATGTAATGTAGATGCAACATTACATAATGAAAGTAGAAACACAGGAATGGGAATGGTGCTTCGAGACTCCATGGGCTCCTTCATAAGTGCCAGAACAAATGCCATCCCAGGCCTAGTGGAAATCAAAGAAGCTGAAGCAATGGCCTTCAAAGAGGCTCTCAGTTGGGTGGATGACATGGGCATACAAGAGGTAACATTTGGATCAGACTCTAAAGTTGTAATCGATGCATTTAATTCACGAAGAGAGGATGATTCAGAATTTGGTATACTAATTTCTGCGTGCCGATAA